From one Suricata suricatta isolate VVHF042 chromosome 8, meerkat_22Aug2017_6uvM2_HiC, whole genome shotgun sequence genomic stretch:
- the TMEM51 gene encoding transmembrane protein 51: protein MMAQSKANGSHYALTAIGLGMLVLGVIMAMWNLVPGFSAADKPTAQGNKTEIGSGILKSKTFSVAYVLVGAGVMLLLLSICLSIRDKRKRRQGEEVARTQHPAGAEQRIPEEDSQEEEEEEASSRYYVPSYEEVMHTDYSEARERDQNPRMSVSLPSYESLTGLEESSPTAARAGAESSPGNPPDRQNSKLAKRLKPLKVRRIKSEKLHLKDFRINLPDKNVPPPSIEPLTPPPQYDEVQEKPSDARPPD from the exons ATGATGGCCCAGTCAAAGGCCAACGGCTCCCACTACGCGCTGACTGCCATCGGCCTGGGGATGCTGGTTCTCGGGGTCATCATGGCCATGTGGAACCTGGTGCCCGGCTTCAGCGCCGCCGACAAGCCCACCGCTCAGGGGAACAAGACTGAGATCGGCAGCGGGATCCTCAAGAGCAAGACCTTCTCCGTGGCCTACGTGCTGGTCGGGGCCGGGGTCATGCTTCTGCTGCTCTCCATCTGCCTGAGCATCCGGGACAAGAGGAAGCGGCGGCAAGGCGAGGAGGTGGCCCGCACACAGCACCCCGCGGGGGCTGAGCAGCGCATCCCGGAGGAAGACAG ccaggaagaggaggaggaggaggcctccTCAAGGTACTATGTCCCCAGCTACGAGGAAGTGATGCACACAGACTACTCGGAGGCTCGGGAACGGGACCAGAACCCGAGGATGAGcgtctctctcccttcctacGAGTCCTTGACGGGGCTTGAGGAGTCGAGCCCCACCGCAGCCAGGGCCGGCGCGGAGTCCAGCCCAGGGAACCCGCCCGACAGGCAGAACTCCAAGTTGGCCAAACGCCTGAAGCCGCTGAAAGTCCGAAGGATTAAATCCGAAAAGCTTCACCTCAAAGACTTCAGGATCAACCTCCCAGACAAAaatgtccctcctccctccatcgaGCCCTTGACTCCCCCGCCACAGTACGATGAAGTCCAGGAGAAGCCGTCGGACGCCCGGCCACCTGACTGA